A genomic stretch from Glaciecola nitratireducens FR1064 includes:
- a CDS encoding DUF2780 domain-containing protein, translating to MNKFAALILVSSLTFSAASHAEENWFDSFKSMLGFGETAEEVAAEAPVEAEAAAPSMMGMIGALTENLNVSSDQAEGGIASLMNYVKNNVSSDKFSELSSSLPGLDQVLSAVPEITAASEGGMAGLLSKASEYSDKLKSLNEVKQQFEALGLSPEMITGFIEQARAYLDTPQGQEARQLLTSSLSSLI from the coding sequence ATGAATAAATTTGCAGCCCTGATATTGGTTTCATCACTTACGTTTTCTGCGGCTTCACATGCTGAAGAAAATTGGTTTGACTCTTTTAAAAGCATGTTAGGTTTTGGTGAAACTGCTGAAGAAGTTGCCGCTGAGGCACCAGTGGAAGCAGAAGCAGCAGCGCCGAGTATGATGGGTATGATTGGTGCGCTGACTGAAAATCTGAATGTCAGCTCAGACCAAGCAGAAGGCGGTATAGCCTCGCTAATGAACTATGTTAAAAATAATGTTTCAAGCGATAAATTCTCAGAATTATCATCATCGCTTCCTGGGCTTGACCAAGTGTTAAGCGCAGTACCTGAAATTACCGCGGCTTCTGAGGGCGGTATGGCCGGTTTACTTAGCAAAGCGTCTGAATATAGCGATAAGTTGAAAAGCTTAAACGAAGTCAAGCAGCAGTTTGAAGCTTTGGGACTTTCTCCTGAAATGATCACAGGTTTTATTGAACAAGCGAGAGCCTATTTGGATACGCCTCAGGGTCAGGAAGCCAGACAGTTACTGACAAGCAGCTTATCAAGTTTGATCTAG
- the pnuC gene encoding nicotinamide riboside transporter PnuC, protein MSNTSLTLSDFLSAFFGSNLIEIIAAVSGFICIFLLIKGNIWNFAFGFVQVTLYVWVFYQAKLYSDAGLHVVYMALQIYGWWHWSKHLATSTTVSVKSMSHKKLAVYSLSALLSAALLGSLMHTYTNASFAYADAFTTCASLVAFILMTRRYIVNWFFWIVVDIVAIGIYFQKELYPTLILYGCFLIMAIIGLYSWHKQYKAAQSA, encoded by the coding sequence TTGAGTAATACTTCATTGACACTATCTGACTTTTTAAGCGCTTTTTTTGGTTCAAATCTGATCGAAATCATCGCCGCAGTTAGCGGCTTTATTTGTATTTTTTTACTCATCAAAGGCAATATTTGGAACTTTGCGTTTGGTTTTGTACAGGTCACGCTTTATGTGTGGGTGTTTTACCAGGCGAAACTCTATTCTGATGCGGGTCTGCATGTGGTTTACATGGCGCTGCAGATATATGGGTGGTGGCACTGGTCGAAACACTTGGCAACATCAACAACCGTGTCCGTTAAGAGCATGTCACATAAAAAATTAGCAGTATATTCGCTAAGTGCACTGCTCAGTGCTGCATTGCTGGGAAGTCTTATGCACACCTATACAAACGCTAGTTTTGCCTATGCGGATGCATTCACTACGTGTGCTAGCTTGGTCGCCTTTATTTTGATGACGCGCAGATATATCGTAAATTGGTTTTTTTGGATTGTCGTTGATATTGTGGCGATAGGCATTTATTTCCAGAAAGAGCTTTATCCAACGCTCATTTTATATGGGTGCTTTTTAATCATGGCTATTATTGGTCTATATTCCTGGCACAAGCAGTATAAAGCTGCGCAAAGTGCGTAG
- a CDS encoding secondary thiamine-phosphate synthase enzyme YjbQ produces MSYQYQVKLRARKRGFHLITDELIKACPDLPAVNCGLFNAFIQHSSASLTINENADPTVREDFEAHTNVMVPENAPYYKHTYEGPDDMPAHIKASLYGSSVSVPINQGRLLLGTWQGIYLGEHRDHAGGRSIIITLL; encoded by the coding sequence ATGAGTTATCAATATCAAGTTAAATTGCGCGCAAGAAAGCGTGGCTTTCACCTAATCACAGATGAATTAATAAAGGCGTGTCCTGATCTACCTGCCGTTAACTGTGGTTTGTTTAACGCTTTCATTCAACATTCATCGGCTTCTCTTACCATCAATGAAAATGCAGACCCCACCGTACGAGAAGACTTTGAAGCTCACACCAATGTCATGGTGCCGGAAAATGCGCCTTACTACAAACACACTTATGAAGGGCCTGACGACATGCCGGCTCACATTAAGGCTTCGCTATATGGAAGCAGTGTTTCTGTCCCTATCAACCAAGGACGCTTGCTGCTAGGAACTTGGCAAGGTATTTATTTAGGTGAGCATCGTGATCATGCTGGCGGCAGAAGCATCATTATTACTTTGTTGTAA
- a CDS encoding SixA phosphatase family protein — protein sequence MSIGNQKFGFFIISVGLCMAFFTSAQEPLNAKDVENRKGNLVFLVRHFEKQSPNTQSKHTKDPELTERGLARAQALAAFLAEKNITSVFSTNYKRTLQTASPTAEQYGINITFYNPSDMAEFALQLTALAGAGNGNILVVGHSNTTPQLLKLLGGPDKVLSEDDYGDVFYLSLFGTEKTVANSFQHVMIE from the coding sequence ATGAGCATTGGAAATCAAAAATTCGGTTTTTTTATTATTAGCGTTGGCCTGTGTATGGCGTTTTTCACAAGCGCGCAAGAGCCGTTGAATGCTAAAGATGTTGAGAACCGTAAAGGTAATTTGGTGTTTTTAGTTAGACACTTTGAAAAACAATCTCCAAATACTCAAAGTAAACATACAAAAGATCCAGAGCTTACTGAGCGAGGGCTGGCTAGGGCGCAAGCCCTGGCTGCCTTCTTAGCAGAAAAAAATATCACTTCCGTATTTTCTACCAACTACAAAAGAACCTTACAAACAGCCTCGCCGACCGCAGAGCAATATGGCATCAACATCACTTTTTATAATCCGAGTGATATGGCTGAGTTTGCGCTGCAACTAACAGCGTTAGCTGGCGCTGGTAATGGCAATATCCTAGTTGTTGGTCACAGTAATACCACGCCACAGCTGCTTAAGTTGTTAGGTGGTCCAGATAAAGTGCTGTCTGAAGACGACTATGGCGATGTGTTTTATTTGTCTCTATTTGGTACTGAAAAGACGGTAGCAAATTCATTTCAACACGTCATGATTGAGTAA
- a CDS encoding AAA family ATPase has product MNKPLNISTAELRDGQALSQSAGQAHQQADEQYDVSSQNKCDSASAAIQKVVFMGAPSTGKSTICQAAAKHFNTAHVDEFGRTYWEQHQDDRRLTPEQLLYIAEEHIAIEDRTLAKANKYLFVDTNALTTWHFALDYHDSALPELCVLADKSKERYQHVFLCADDIPFEDTWERSGDVKHQEFQVFITNELEQRNIAYTLLTGSVEQRLAKIVETLA; this is encoded by the coding sequence GTGAATAAACCATTGAATATATCTACTGCTGAGTTACGAGATGGTCAGGCTTTGTCGCAGAGTGCAGGGCAGGCTCATCAGCAAGCAGATGAGCAGTATGATGTTAGTTCGCAGAACAAGTGCGACTCTGCATCAGCAGCTATCCAGAAAGTCGTATTTATGGGCGCGCCCTCCACCGGTAAATCGACCATTTGTCAGGCTGCCGCAAAACATTTTAATACCGCACATGTTGATGAGTTTGGGCGCACCTATTGGGAGCAGCATCAAGATGATCGTCGCTTAACGCCCGAGCAACTGCTGTATATCGCAGAGGAACATATTGCGATTGAAGACCGTACCCTAGCAAAAGCAAACAAGTATTTATTTGTTGATACGAATGCACTAACTACATGGCATTTTGCACTTGATTATCATGACTCTGCTCTGCCTGAGCTTTGCGTGTTAGCTGACAAAAGCAAAGAGAGATATCAGCACGTATTCTTATGTGCTGACGACATTCCATTTGAAGATACATGGGAGCGTTCCGGTGACGTCAAACACCAAGAGTTTCAGGTTTTTATTACGAACGAACTAGAACAACGAAATATCGCCTATACTTTACTTACGGGCTCAGTGGAACAGCGCTTAGCCAAGATAGTTGAAACACTTGCTTAG
- a CDS encoding alpha/beta hydrolase — MQRKFSVVHWREAFVLSRFQHPVLATALFVVICSLTPAHASDVNEESSLKKTEASAFVEFPSAPKNTPYSMVAGLDSMKPTSTFVYANEHADQYAAYWRAANVNGETDNSSKGVVVFIHGGCWLSAFDMSHAYAFATGVSQAGYDVWSIEYRRAGNGGEWPVALQDITLGLQKIEVLAQAGVNLEHITIVGHSAGGHLAAMLGLQLIDVLPVSVKQADVIGLAAIMDVSQYANGANSCQTATPQFMAGMPDEQPQSYYLANPQNFSAIGEKLGHFQLLQGNADTIVPELQAHHQNAKTIKLDGVGHFDWIHPGSDAFKQLLRQLDINAKK, encoded by the coding sequence ATGCAGCGTAAATTTTCGGTTGTTCATTGGCGTGAAGCTTTTGTATTAAGTCGCTTCCAGCACCCTGTTTTAGCTACGGCCTTGTTTGTCGTTATTTGTTCGCTTACTCCTGCTCATGCTAGTGATGTGAATGAAGAATCGTCACTCAAAAAAACAGAGGCATCTGCGTTTGTTGAATTTCCATCGGCACCTAAAAATACACCTTACAGCATGGTTGCCGGCCTAGATTCAATGAAACCTACGTCTACATTTGTTTATGCAAATGAGCATGCCGATCAATACGCTGCCTACTGGCGCGCCGCTAATGTGAACGGCGAAACTGACAATTCTTCCAAGGGTGTTGTTGTGTTTATTCACGGTGGCTGCTGGTTAAGTGCATTTGATATGTCACATGCGTATGCGTTTGCCACTGGCGTGTCGCAGGCTGGGTATGACGTATGGTCAATTGAGTATCGGCGAGCAGGTAATGGCGGAGAATGGCCTGTTGCGCTGCAGGATATTACACTTGGATTGCAAAAGATTGAGGTACTAGCCCAAGCAGGTGTTAACTTGGAACATATCACTATCGTCGGCCACAGTGCGGGTGGCCATTTAGCAGCAATGTTGGGGCTGCAGCTAATTGATGTGTTGCCGGTTTCGGTTAAACAAGCGGATGTTATTGGTTTAGCTGCCATTATGGATGTATCGCAATATGCCAATGGTGCGAATAGCTGTCAGACGGCAACGCCCCAGTTTATGGCGGGAATGCCAGATGAACAACCTCAATCTTACTATCTGGCAAACCCTCAAAATTTTTCAGCGATAGGAGAAAAGTTGGGGCATTTCCAACTGCTACAAGGCAACGCAGACACCATCGTTCCAGAGTTGCAAGCACATCATCAAAATGCAAAAACGATAAAATTGGACGGCGTTGGTCATTTTGATTGGATCCATCCTGGCAGCGATGCGTTTAAACAGTTACTCCGTCAATTAGATATTAACGCTAAAAAGTAA